One Ricinus communis isolate WT05 ecotype wild-type chromosome 1, ASM1957865v1, whole genome shotgun sequence DNA window includes the following coding sequences:
- the LOC8281386 gene encoding uncharacterized protein LOC8281386 isoform X1: protein MKTLQSTQEIQSSNQVSQDSQSDQQNNHTAEPPSADSGSVSASSNDSRKVSRQDIELVQNLIERCLQLYMNRDEVVRTLLTRARIDPGFTTLVWQKLEEENADFFRAYYIRLKLKKQILLFNHLLEHQYHLMKFPVPPKVPLAPIQNGIHPMPVNNLPMGYPVLQQPPMPAPGQPHLDSMNCGISSCHVVNGVPAPENFHPIRMNSGNNMVMENKTADIAPVVPPSSGMSSMSEMPVSPTSVASSGHFPFTASDMLGIGVDTSALDTAFTSDVASSVGLQLGPDGGAGTSRSLDQIQWNFSLSDLTADLSNLGDLGALGNYPGSPFLPSDSEILLDSPEHEDIVEEFFVDSVPGPPCSQSDEEKS, encoded by the exons ATGAAGACCTTACAG AGCACCCAGGAAATACAGTCCTCAAACCAAGTTTCACAGGACTCCCAAAGTGACCAACAGAACAATCACACTGCAGAGCCTCCTTCAGCAGACTCTGGTTCAGTATCTGCTTCAAGCAATGATAGCCGAAAGGTTTCACGCCAAGATATTGAACTT GTCCAGAATCTAATAGAACGATGCTTGCAATTGTACATGAATAGAGATGAGGTGGTCAGAACCCTCTTGACACGTGCTAGGATAGACCCTGGGTTTACAACATTGG TATGGCAGAAATTGGAAGAAGAAAATGCTGATTTCTTCAGGGCCTATTACATAAGGTTGAAACTGAAGAAGCAGATTCTCTTATTTAATCATTTGCTTGAGCATCAATATCATCTTATGAAGTTTCCTGTACCTCCAAAGGTTCCTTTGGCCCCTATACAAAATGGAATTCATCCCATGCCTG TCAACAATTTGCCTATGGGATATCCTGTCTTACAACAACCTCCAATGCCAGCTCCAGGTCAGCCCCATCTTGACTCCATGAACTGTGGAATATCAAGCTGCCATGTAGTTAACGGAGTCCCTGCACCAGAAAATTTTCATCCTATTCGTATGAATTCTGGGAACAA TATGGTGATGGAGAATAAAACAGCTGATATTGCTCCTGTAGTTCCACCAAGCAGTGGCATGTCATCTATGTCTGAGATGCCCGTGAGTCCTACTTCAGTGGCGTCCAGTGGTCATTTTCCCTTTACTGCATCAGACATGTTAGGAATCGGAGTTGACACATCAGCACTTGATACAGCATTTACATCTGATGTGGCAAGCTCGGTAGGATTACAGCTTGGACCAGATGGTGGTGCTGGCACCTCCAGATCTTTAGATCAGATTCAATGGAATTTCAGCCTGTCTGACCTAACAGCAGATTTATCAAACTTGGGAG ATTTAGGAGCTCTAGGAAACTATCCTGGTTCTCCATTTCTGCCATCTGATTCAGAAATTTTGCTTGATTCTCCAGAGCACGAGGACATAG TGGAGGAATTTTTTGTTGATTCTGTCCCTGGACCGCCATGCTCCCAGTCAGATGAAGAGAAATCCTAG
- the LOC8281386 gene encoding uncharacterized protein LOC8281386 isoform X2, producing MNRDEVVRTLLTRARIDPGFTTLVWQKLEEENADFFRAYYIRLKLKKQILLFNHLLEHQYHLMKFPVPPKVPLAPIQNGIHPMPVNNLPMGYPVLQQPPMPAPGQPHLDSMNCGISSCHVVNGVPAPENFHPIRMNSGNNMVMENKTADIAPVVPPSSGMSSMSEMPVSPTSVASSGHFPFTASDMLGIGVDTSALDTAFTSDVASSVGLQLGPDGGAGTSRSLDQIQWNFSLSDLTADLSNLGDLGALGNYPGSPFLPSDSEILLDSPEHEDIVEEFFVDSVPGPPCSQSDEEKS from the exons ATGAATAGAGATGAGGTGGTCAGAACCCTCTTGACACGTGCTAGGATAGACCCTGGGTTTACAACATTGG TATGGCAGAAATTGGAAGAAGAAAATGCTGATTTCTTCAGGGCCTATTACATAAGGTTGAAACTGAAGAAGCAGATTCTCTTATTTAATCATTTGCTTGAGCATCAATATCATCTTATGAAGTTTCCTGTACCTCCAAAGGTTCCTTTGGCCCCTATACAAAATGGAATTCATCCCATGCCTG TCAACAATTTGCCTATGGGATATCCTGTCTTACAACAACCTCCAATGCCAGCTCCAGGTCAGCCCCATCTTGACTCCATGAACTGTGGAATATCAAGCTGCCATGTAGTTAACGGAGTCCCTGCACCAGAAAATTTTCATCCTATTCGTATGAATTCTGGGAACAA TATGGTGATGGAGAATAAAACAGCTGATATTGCTCCTGTAGTTCCACCAAGCAGTGGCATGTCATCTATGTCTGAGATGCCCGTGAGTCCTACTTCAGTGGCGTCCAGTGGTCATTTTCCCTTTACTGCATCAGACATGTTAGGAATCGGAGTTGACACATCAGCACTTGATACAGCATTTACATCTGATGTGGCAAGCTCGGTAGGATTACAGCTTGGACCAGATGGTGGTGCTGGCACCTCCAGATCTTTAGATCAGATTCAATGGAATTTCAGCCTGTCTGACCTAACAGCAGATTTATCAAACTTGGGAG ATTTAGGAGCTCTAGGAAACTATCCTGGTTCTCCATTTCTGCCATCTGATTCAGAAATTTTGCTTGATTCTCCAGAGCACGAGGACATAG TGGAGGAATTTTTTGTTGATTCTGTCCCTGGACCGCCATGCTCCCAGTCAGATGAAGAGAAATCCTAG